DNA sequence from the Rattus rattus isolate New Zealand chromosome 2, Rrattus_CSIRO_v1, whole genome shotgun sequence genome:
cagggccacacaaaggGGAAAAGAAGCCCAAAAAAGAAGTCTGGACTTGAGATAGCATCTGAAAGTCAGATAAAGATGAGAGATTGCTAAGGGCCCAGTAGATACAGTGAAgggggaacaagggagagggccTCTGGTCTGAATGATGATGTCTTCTAAAACACATACTGAAATCTAGGATCTGGGCACACGGTGCTAAGAGGTAAGGCTCTGCCATTACCTCATGAAGACGGAACCCCCAGGAGGGAATAAAGCACCCTTGTGAAAGAGATACCAGGAAGTTGTTTTACCCCTTCCCACCACGTGAAAGATGGCAGTTGGAGGGGGGGTGCTGTGAACCCAGAAACCTCTTTGGACGGAGGACCTGTCAGCCCCTTTTCTTGGGCCTCCGGCCTTCAGAACTACGAGAATCAAATCCATTGTTCATAAGCCCTCCGGCTTGTGACATTCTGCTGCAGCAGCCCAGATGGACTAAGGCCAGAGACAACTAAAGCCTAGATGGAGAAAAGACCAACAAAGCAGCCGCCACGGGCAAAGGTGGAGAGGTAGAAGCCATTTCAaacaagacaggaaggaaggaccgACCACCAAACATGAAGGCATTGATAGTTATTTACCCATTAAAGCAAAAATGCCAAACACAATTCCTTCAGGACCCCTCACTAATTAGGAAAAACACAGGCCTGcataaatatcacacacacacacacacacacacacacacacacacacacagagagagagagagagacagacagacaggcagtcagtcagtcagacagtaACCAGTGGAGTGGCTCCTCGTTAGGGAGCTGCCTccacaccaccacccagcagacgAGACCCGGGAAGAGTGAAGATCCATCCAGAGAGATGAGTCTCTTGGTACTGCTGATCGATCAAGTGATCTCCTTTACAGCAACAACTGTACTCGGTATTTCTCTCCGGATGCCACTGGTCCCCCTCTTCTGCCACCAGCCAGTAGTAAACAGCTTAAAGGGGATTCTTCAAATATTCATTTCAAATGGCGTATGTGAACTCAAGGTGGACATTCTGTGAGGACTCAATGCCCTTGCCCTGGCTCCTTGAAGGAGGATCAAGCCATTGTCCAGAGACGATGCAGGGAAGAACTTAGCCTCACAGGAGGCTGCTAAGGCTGCACTCTCCAAAGGGAAGAGAATGCCAGCTCCTCTGTATCGCAAACGTTCCGGTGGCCCCGtccagagaaaagcaaagcagacGAACTGATTTCGACAGCACGTTTTACTTTTTCAAGTATATTCATCAGAGCGtggactccattttttttttttttaaatcacgtATGCCACATTTCAAGGATTCTTCCCATATTACAGCCTGGAAACCTTTCACTGAAAGCAGGGCTTACTTGAGGCAGGCCACACGGGTCAAGTGTTCCACTCAGGCGCGCGTGGCTAGTGGCTACTACACACGACAGCATAGACTAGAATAGGAGTCTACGCAGAGGGAAAGAATTCTAGCTGAATTAGAAAGCCTACAGGAAGCTGTGACCATGACTGAGTTTCCAGGACAAGGTAAGAAGACAATATTCTTGAATGGAGTCAGCGATttgaagtactccattgtgaaaccACAGAACACGTCATCAGGACTGGTAGAGCCGGCCAAGGAAAAGGCTGCAGAGCGTGGCCTTGGGAAGACCAGTTCTAGCCAACAGGCGCTCTGGCATCAGGCCGTGCGTCTAAGCCGgctgcctttctttgttctgatttAACCTTCCATCGGCTCTGTGAGGAAGGCAGGATCCGTGCCATTTTGAAGATGAGGAGACGGAAGTCTACACATTTAAATTTGGTAATTTCTGGCCGCTGACCCTGGGGGCTCTGACCCAGAATACAGGCCTTATCTCCCTGCCCCTGACTTCCTCAGAACCTGCAGAAAACGCCGCAGTGAGACCACAGCATCTGTGGAATCGCTGAGCAGGTGTTCTCTAATGATGCTGCGAACAGCATCCCTCGTGAGCAGAGCTTATAAGCTTCCGAAACACATGCTGGTCTATACTTGGTTTGGCCACCGTTGAAGAGTGGTGTGGCTGCTGTAAGAACGAGTTCAACCACAGCTCAGGCGAGCTGGCCAGTCAGGTCATCCCGGACTCTCATTTCTGTTATCCAAATCTGATGATGCTTTTCCATAATTGTTTTTCTCAAATGCCAaggctacttttaaaaaaaacaaactgtcgggggctggagagatgactcagctctTAAGAGTactcctggctgctcttccttcctgaggacccggttcaattcccagcatccctgtgaCTCACAGATTGACCGTGACTCTGGTCTCTCCAGGGACACTACACGCATATGTGGTGAACAGTcatacatacaggtaacacactcaaacatattaagtaaacaaataacttaaaaacaaattaaaaacaaaattttgtttaCAATGGGCAAGAACTcattcctataatcccaggacttgggaagctgaggcaggagacctgTCATGAACTCAAAGGGTAGCCTCAACTACATAGCAGGTTCCAGTCTAGCCCCAACTGCaaattgagaccctgtctcaaaaccaaccagaAAGATGATTGTTTTTAATCAAACCATTAATTAAGATAAGCATAAGGCATTGTTTTAATCAATCAGGAAAGTATCTCTCACTCAGCTGTTCAAAGTACTAGGCCATTGGGATACTGGCCCAACTGATACCTCTCATATACGCCCccatacacaaatgcatgcaccTCACCCCCTACTTACATCCACGAACAAACTCAAGTCAACTGTGGAAAGCATCAAGGTGTGGGACCTCCCACTCTGGCCCCAGCTACAGGTATGTTGAAGTAAGAGCTACCTGTGAGGGCTGGTCTTCCATTCATCGATTATACACACTTCAGAGTTTAGACAAGTTTATCACTCTGGGGGTTGTGTGAAGGATTTGTAGGAGCACTCATAACTAACTAGGCGAGCCATAACATAGCTAACATGCTGAGGGAGATCGGCGAGGGGAACCTTGCTGGCAACTATGTATGTCTACATATTGTTGAATTATTGGACTCAATACAGCCAAGGCCTTGAGCCACAGCTACATTCtagctaaaaaaagaaaaaaagggaaagaaaaaccaagTTGATTCTCACGTCCTCTGTCACATCCAGGTTAGGGTTTAGGTAGTCTACAAAgaacatattacatatacacatattacatatGAACAAACAAGCTTCAAACACCGCCACGAGATCCTGGGACCACTGAATGGTTCCCAAGTTCTCTTCACTAAGTGACTGCGTAAGACCTCCGCTACAGGTGGATACGAAAGGAATGAAAGCCCAAGGGTTCAGAAACACATCTTGCTACAGAGCTGTCCTAGTAGAGACTGAACCTAGGACTCCTGGACATTGGCTCATGGGCATCTGATGTATCATGTGTACCCTACTAAACCTGATTTCCTGCAGCATCAGGGTCCTGAGAGCCAAGGCCACCCTCACAGGACATGGGTCTTATACTTTTCCTTTATTCACCTTTGCTTGTGAGAAGGAATCTTGTTCTAcaaagtggtggtggtgttggtggtggtggtggtggtggtggaggtggtggtggtggtggtggtggtggtggtggtggtagtggtggtggtggtggtggtggtggtggtggtggtggtggtggtggtggtggtggtggtggtggtggtggtggtggtggtggtggtggtggtggtggaggaggtagtggtggtggtggtggtggtgatggtggtgatggtggtgatggtggtggtggtggtggtggtggtggaggaggtggtggtggtggtggtggtggtggtggtggtgatggtggtggtggtggtggggtgggggtggtggtggtggtggtggtggtggtggtggtgatgatactATAAATCCTTTTACACAAAGGATACAGGAATGGACCTGCAAGAAGAGCCTGTCTGTCTAGAGTCTGGGACTTACGAAGCACACCAAGTCCCCTTTCTCATCAGAGCAGTTGAAGGTTAGTAAACTTGTAGCCCCCAGACGCAGTGAACTATTTCTAACCAGACTTGACAGCAGCCATAGCAGCCTCCATCCAGGCCCCAGGCCTGTACTCTCAGAGCTCCCGATACACAGGAAAGCTAAACACTAGGCAGTGTGGAGGTGTGAGAGAACCTCACCCAGCCACATCAAAtatgaaggggaggagggggaggaggaggaaagggaggaggggaggaggaaggggaggaggggaggaggaagaagcagaaagtggAAGTCTGtctgttccccacccacccagtctTACTTTTCTGGCAGCGATTTGTGGTCCAGCAGCGATAGTTGTACTCATTGTTGATGGTGGTCTTCTCACacatgggcttctcctccaagGTCCCTGGACACAGGTCCCCACATTCCTTTGGGGGCTTGTTCCCCACAATGTAGTTATTGGACACCGCATCCAAGATGAGAGACCAGTCTATGGTGGAGAGGTAACAGAGGTCAGCGTTTTTCTCAATCCTGATGGCCCCCCGAGTAATGTTCCTCAGATTATAAAGCCCAATATCCTTGAGATTGGTCATCTCGAAGATGACCAGTGCGTAATTGTAGAAGAGTTTCCAGCCACGGATGACCGTGAGGTTCGGGAAGAGGTCTCCCAGGCTCTCGAGGCCGGCCACTCGAAACAGCAGCAAGTACTCGGTGATGACCGTGAGCTTGGGGAAGCGGTAGCTTCGGTAGTCCTCGGCCTTGGAGATGAGCAGGATGTGGAGGAAGCCCTCGATCACCGTGCAGTTTTCCAGGCGTTTCAGCTGCTGATAGTCGTTGCGGATGTCAATGCCGGGCCCACAAACTGAAGGGAGACAAGGGGGCAAAGTGGGACATACCGTTAAACAGAGACCATCCTTACAATGACTTTCCATAAAACTTGTATTATTATAAAAGAAGACGACTCCGTTTTCTTCACTGCGGACTAAGGAGGTATGGGCTGCAGAGTGCACACCCGCACAGCTACCTGGTTACCGTCACTCAGCTGTCTACGCTGGCTCAGATGCGGTAGGACATGCTCACTGACCTGTGGGAGAAATGCTACATTAACCATCCAAACTGAAGCCTTCAGTCCGAGGTCACAAAGGGTTGTGTGCAAAAGTCCATGCTACAACCAAAATTAGACCACTGCTGCCAAGGTCACAACAGCTACACAAAAACTCGGCAGCCAAGGTTCTACAACTTACTGTGTCCCGAGAAAAGGACATCAAGTAACAAAGTCTACTCCAGAAAAGTCACTATGACCCGGAGAGTGGACACCATTAGATACAGACCAATTGGCCCTGTAACCAGGAGACTCGAAAACGCACACAAAAGAAATAGCTGAAGAAAAGACTCTTTGAATGTTAAGAGGCACGTGTCTGCTGGGTTAATGGAGTAAGATGTTTCCTATGGAAGTCAGGTAACAGCAGAAGCAGTAAAAATCATCGGAGATGTCAACAATCACAGACAAACATCCCCTGTGCCAATTGTCCTTTCTCtgcaaatgataaaataaaatagggcAAGAACGtaaaatttgtaaaaagatattttcaCTTCACAGGAAGATTTAGCCAACCCGATGTCCTTTTTAaggatcatttttaaaaaagaaaaaccaggtgCCTGTGGGACGGCTCAGCAGGAAAGGGTACCTGGTGAGCCATCCTCAGTTCGATCAGACCCTGGAACCcactgagagagagaaacaacccCAGTGAGAGACTCCACGTACgcaagtgcacacacaggcacactcattttttttttttaaatttaaaaaggggaAAGTAGTTTTAAATTATCAATACATACAAGTCCCTTTCTGTTCTGATTCCCTACTGTTAGGATAGTTGGCCATTTCTATCCCAGATATCCAAGTGCACTCTCTTAGAACACAGCCCGGAAGTAGAGGAACTAGCCCATGGCATTTGCAGGCTGCAgcattttgcttatttattttgttggttttggtacAGTGGC
Encoded proteins:
- the LOC116893254 gene encoding insulin-like growth factor 1 receptor; this translates as MKSGSGGGSPTSLWGLVFLSAALSLWPTSGEICGPGIDIRNDYQQLKRLENCTVIEGFLHILLISKAEDYRSYRFPKLTVITEYLLLFRVAGLESLGDLFPNLTVIRGWKLFYNYALVIFEMTNLKDIGLYNLRNITRGAIRIEKNADLCYLSTIDWSLILDAVSNNYIVGNKPPKECGDLCPGTLEEKPMCEKTTINNEYNYRCWTTNRCQKSKTGWVGNRQTSTFCYIVYMVTQRFSSLLICVLQLHMSPVNHVPCLEGEHGTYFVKVRFPPSKEQYAVVVLSKPKDGEITKCGSDVSFVPSQHHDC